In the genome of Populus trichocarpa isolate Nisqually-1 chromosome 6, P.trichocarpa_v4.1, whole genome shotgun sequence, one region contains:
- the LOC18100756 gene encoding uncharacterized protein LOC18100756, giving the protein MSKAPVRIGEIVVYNVEGRPVPIVHRVIEVHEEENNGNVDILPKGDANPLDDRSLYANGQHWLKPQQIIGRAVALRDNSG; this is encoded by the exons ATGAGCAAGGCCCCCGTTCGAATTGGAGAGATTGTTGTGTACAATGTAGAA GGACGCCCGGTTCCAATTGTCCATCGAGTAATTGAG GTTCACGAAGAGGAAAATAATGGAAATGTTGACATCCTTCCTAAAG GAGACGCCAATCCTTTGGATGACAGGAGCTTGTATGCTAATGGTCAGCATTGGTTGAAGCCACAACAAATTATTGGGAGAGCTGTTGC ATTACGGGATAATTCAGGATGA